A single Populus nigra chromosome 13, ddPopNigr1.1, whole genome shotgun sequence DNA region contains:
- the LOC133671345 gene encoding cyclic dof factor 2-like, with product MSEPKDQAFKLFGKTIQVPEISVTTATTTDDDDDDDSQDQDRPSCANSSLDETNITDDYNNNDKRDHGEEDTETDDKDSVGKTTIENQEDGASPVAAKESSNLDATSGTSENPKTPSVEKESTALKTSNTEEEQSDTSNSQEKTLKKPDKIIPCPRCNSMDTKFCYYNNYNVNQPRHFCKNCQRYWTAGGTMRNVPVGAGRRKNKNSASHYRHITIPEALQNGRADVPNGVHHPSLKTNGTVLTFGSDAPLHESMASVLNLADKTMRNCTMNGFHKPEALRVPVSYGGGENSEDHSNGSSVTVSNSSDEAGKSVSKESAMQNYQGYPPQIPCFPGVPWPYPWNSAQWSSPVPPPAFCPSSFPMPFYPAAAYWGCTVPGAWNVPWLPQPSSPKQTSSSSDPNSPTLGKHSRDENLLKPSNSKEELVKQNNTERCLWIPKTLRIDDPGEAAKSSIWTTLGIKNDKPGSFGGRGLFKAFDSKVEKNRAAETSPVLHANPAALSRSLKFQESS from the exons ATGTCGGAGCCAAAAGACCAGGCATTTAAGCTGTTCGGGAAGACTATTCAAGTGCCAGAGATCTCTGTTACTACTGCTACCACcacagatgatgatgatgacgacgaTAGTCAAGATCAAGACCGTCCTTCTTGTGCAAACTCTTCTCTTGATGAGACCAATATTACTGATGattataataacaatgataAAAGAGATCATGGAGAAGAAGATACAGAAACTGATGATAAG GATTCGGTGGGAAAAACAACAATTGAGAACCAGGAAGATGGAGCTTCACCTGTAGCTGCCAAAGAGTCTTCAAATCTAGATGCAACTTCAGGGACAAGTGAAAACCCTAAAACACCTTCCGTTGAGAAAGAGAGCACGGCGTTGAAAACTTCAAACACTGAAGAAGAACAGAGTGATACAAGTAATTCACAAGAGAAAACCCTGAAGAAACCAGACAAGATCATTCCATGCCCCCGCTGTAATAGCATGGACACAAAGTTTTGTTACTACAACAATTACAACGTGAACCAACCCCGACACTTCTGCAAGAATTGTCAGAGATATTGGACAGCTGGCGGTACCATGAGGAATGTGCCTGTGGGTGCTGGTCGTCGCAAAAACAAGAACTCAGCTTCTCATTACCGTCACATAACCATTCCTGAAGCTCTTCAGAATGGTCGAGCTGATGTTCCAAATGGAGTCCACCATCCTTCACTGAAAACTAATGGAACAGTGCTAACCTTTGGCTCTGATGCACCTCTTCATGAATCAATGGCTTCTGTATTGAATCTTGCTGATAAAACAATGCGGAACTGCACAATGAATGGGTTTCATAAACCTGAAGCATTAAGGGTCCCAGTTTCTTATGGAGGTGGTGAAAACAGTGAAGACCATTCTAATGGATCTTCTGTCACAGTGTCAAATTCAAGCGATGAAGCTGGCAAAAGTGTGTCAAAAGAATCAGCTATGCAGAATTATCAAGGCTACCCCCCTCAGATACCGTGTTTTCCTGGAGTTCCCTGGCCTTACCCTTGGAATTCAGCTCAATGGAGCTCCCCAGTACCCCCACCTGCCTTTTGCCCTTCCAGTTTTCCTATGCCATTCTATCCTGCAGCAGCTTATTGGGGTTGTACTGTACCAGGTGCTTGGAATGTCCCTTGGCTTCCACAACCATCTTCTCCAAAACAAACCTCCTCGAGCTCTGACCCTAACTCTCCAACCCTAGGGAAACATTCAAGAGATGAAAACTTGCTCAAACCTAGCAACTCCAAAGAAGAGCTGGTGAAACAAAATAACACTGAAAGATGCCTTTGGATTCCGAAAACGCTGAGGATTGATGACCCAGGAGAAGCCGCAAAAAGCTCTATATGGACAACACTTGGGATTAAGAATGATAAGCCTGGCTCATTTGGTGGGCGAGGACTCTTTAAGGCCTTTGATTCAAAGGTTGAGAAGAATCGTGCAGCCGAAACCTCTCCAGTCTTACACGCTAATCCTGCAGCATTGTCTAGATCTCTCAAATTTCAGGAGAGCTCATAA